In one window of Paraburkholderia sp. BL10I2N1 DNA:
- a CDS encoding phosphate acetyltransferase — MEGKHAKYQRLIEACKALPPMPTAVAHPCDQSSLAGAIDAAQMGLIEPILVGPKARIEAVAEEHGLAIAGYTIVDAPYSQASAAAAVQLVRESTAEALMKGSLHTDELMGAVVKRDAGLRTARRLSHCFVMDVPGHEQPLIITDAAINIAPTLEEKVDILQNAIDLGHALGIAEVRVAILSAMETVNPKVPSTIEAAALCKMVDRHQITGALVDGPLALDNAINLEAARIKQIDSPVAGHANVLLVPDLEAGNMLAKSLSFLAGADAAGIVLGARVPIILTSRADSLMTRLASCAVAALVARARRESGKAIG; from the coding sequence ATGGAAGGGAAGCATGCGAAGTATCAGCGGCTGATCGAGGCCTGCAAGGCGTTGCCGCCGATGCCAACCGCTGTCGCGCACCCGTGCGACCAGAGCTCGCTCGCAGGCGCCATCGACGCCGCACAGATGGGGCTGATCGAGCCGATCCTGGTCGGCCCGAAAGCGCGCATCGAGGCGGTGGCCGAGGAGCACGGCCTCGCGATCGCCGGCTATACGATCGTCGATGCGCCTTACAGTCAGGCATCTGCGGCGGCGGCCGTGCAACTCGTGCGCGAAAGCACCGCCGAGGCACTGATGAAGGGCAGCCTGCACACCGATGAGCTGATGGGCGCGGTCGTGAAGCGCGACGCGGGGCTGCGCACGGCGCGGCGCCTCTCGCACTGCTTCGTGATGGACGTGCCGGGGCATGAGCAGCCGCTCATCATCACCGATGCCGCGATCAATATCGCGCCGACGCTCGAGGAGAAAGTGGACATCCTGCAGAACGCGATCGATCTCGGGCACGCGCTAGGGATTGCCGAGGTGCGGGTCGCGATCCTGTCGGCGATGGAAACGGTCAATCCGAAGGTGCCGTCCACAATCGAGGCCGCCGCGCTGTGCAAGATGGTGGACCGCCACCAGATCACCGGGGCGCTCGTCGACGGCCCGCTCGCGCTCGACAACGCGATCAACCTCGAAGCCGCGCGGATCAAGCAGATCGATTCGCCTGTCGCCGGGCACGCAAACGTGCTGCTGGTCCCCGACCTCGAGGCGGGCAATATGCTCGCGAAGAGCCTGTCGTTTCTCGCCGGGGCGGATGCGGCCGGTATCGTACTCGGCGCACGCGTGCCGATCATCCTCACGAGCCGCGCTGATTCGCTGATGACGCGGCTCGCGTCCTGCGCGGTGGCGGCGCTCGTCGCCCGCGCTCGCCGCGAGAGCGGCAAGGCGATCGGGTGA
- a CDS encoding acetate/propionate family kinase, producing MTDVTLVLNAGSSSLKFRVFDENGSDLNLIVQGQVEGLYTAPRFVATGSGGERASKEWGEGVALGHEGAIEYIGEFLRSHREGHRLVAVGHRVVHGGQTFPEPVLVTPAVIDELETLVPLAPLHQPHNLKPIRILSERRPEIPQVACFDTAFHRAQPEVAQAYALPASITDRGVRRYGFHGLSYEYIASVLPQFDAAAAAGRTVVAHLGNGASMCAIVAGKSVASTMGFTAVDGLPMGTRCGSLDPGVILYLLDELKMDAREIEDLIYKQSGLLGVSGVSSDMRALLASDDARAHFALDLYTYRIARELGSLAAAMQGIDALVFTAGIGEHASAIRERVVRAAAWLGAELDSAANAAGGPRISAASSRVPVWAIPTDEELMIARHTRAVLKE from the coding sequence ATGACCGACGTCACCCTGGTTCTGAACGCCGGTTCGTCGAGTCTCAAGTTCCGCGTGTTCGACGAAAACGGCTCCGACCTGAATCTGATCGTGCAGGGACAGGTCGAGGGGCTCTACACCGCGCCGCGCTTCGTCGCCACCGGCAGCGGCGGGGAGCGCGCCTCGAAGGAGTGGGGCGAGGGCGTCGCGCTCGGACATGAAGGCGCGATCGAGTATATCGGCGAGTTCCTGCGCAGCCACCGCGAGGGCCATCGGCTCGTCGCAGTCGGGCATCGCGTCGTGCATGGCGGACAGACATTCCCGGAGCCCGTCCTCGTGACGCCCGCCGTCATCGACGAGCTCGAAACGCTGGTCCCGCTCGCGCCGCTCCATCAGCCGCACAACCTGAAGCCGATCCGCATTCTCAGTGAGCGGCGCCCCGAGATCCCGCAGGTCGCCTGCTTTGATACCGCGTTTCACCGCGCCCAGCCCGAGGTCGCGCAGGCCTATGCGCTGCCGGCCTCCATCACGGATCGGGGCGTGCGCCGCTATGGCTTTCACGGCTTGTCGTATGAATACATCGCGAGCGTGTTGCCGCAGTTCGACGCGGCCGCGGCCGCCGGGCGCACCGTCGTCGCGCACCTCGGCAACGGGGCCAGCATGTGCGCGATCGTCGCGGGCAAGAGCGTCGCGAGCACGATGGGCTTCACGGCCGTCGACGGGCTGCCGATGGGCACGCGGTGCGGCAGCCTGGATCCGGGCGTGATCCTCTATCTGCTCGACGAGCTGAAGATGGACGCCCGCGAGATCGAGGACCTGATCTACAAGCAGTCGGGCCTTCTTGGCGTCTCGGGCGTGTCGAGCGACATGCGCGCGCTCCTCGCGAGCGACGACGCGCGCGCCCATTTCGCGCTCGACCTGTACACCTACCGGATCGCCCGCGAGCTCGGCTCGCTCGCGGCGGCGATGCAGGGCATCGATGCGCTCGTGTTCACAGCCGGTATCGGCGAGCATGCGAGTGCGATCCGCGAGCGCGTCGTGCGCGCCGCGGCCTGGCTGGGCGCCGAACTCGACTCCGCCGCCAACGCGGCGGGCGGCCCGCGGATCAGCGCGGCGTCGAGCCGGGTGCCGGTATGGGCGATCCCGACCGACGAGGAACTGATGATCGCGCGTCACACACGCGCTGTGTTGAAGGAGTGA
- the fabI gene encoding enoyl-ACP reductase FabI produces MTVEQPGPILAGAKALVTGIANENSIAYGCAKAFREVGADLAITYANEKTKSYVEPLAKALDAPIFMPFDAASETELEALFERIEKEWGRLDVMLHSIAWAPKEDLQGGLLNCSSHGFGVAMDISCHSFVRMARLAAPLMKGGGTMLTMSYYGANKVVPNYNVMGPVKAALEACARYLAYELGPQHIRVHAVSPGPLKTRAASGLKDFDLMLNEAAERAPLGELVDIMDVGYTCAFLATPYARRVSGETLYIDGGVNIMA; encoded by the coding sequence ATGACAGTCGAGCAACCCGGACCGATCCTTGCGGGCGCGAAAGCGCTCGTGACAGGCATCGCCAACGAGAATTCGATCGCCTACGGCTGCGCAAAGGCGTTCCGGGAGGTCGGCGCGGATCTCGCCATCACCTACGCGAACGAGAAGACGAAGTCGTATGTCGAGCCGCTCGCGAAGGCGCTCGACGCGCCGATCTTCATGCCGTTCGACGCCGCGAGCGAGACGGAGCTCGAAGCGCTCTTCGAGCGGATCGAGAAAGAGTGGGGCCGCCTCGACGTCATGCTCCACTCGATTGCGTGGGCGCCGAAGGAGGACCTGCAGGGCGGTCTGCTCAACTGCTCGAGCCATGGCTTCGGCGTCGCGATGGACATCTCCTGCCACTCGTTCGTGCGGATGGCGCGTCTGGCCGCGCCGCTGATGAAGGGCGGCGGCACGATGCTGACGATGAGTTACTACGGAGCGAACAAGGTGGTGCCGAACTACAATGTGATGGGGCCGGTGAAGGCAGCGCTCGAAGCCTGCGCGCGCTATCTCGCGTACGAGCTCGGGCCGCAGCACATCCGCGTGCACGCGGTCTCCCCGGGGCCGTTGAAGACGCGCGCGGCCTCTGGGCTGAAGGACTTCGACCTCATGCTCAACGAAGCGGCAGAGCGCGCGCCGCTCGGCGAGCTGGTGGACATCATGGACGTCGGCTACACGTGTGCGTTCCTCGCGACGCCGTACGCGAGGCGCGTCTCGGGGGAGACGCTGTATATCGACGGCGGCGTCAACATTATGGCGTAG
- a CDS encoding RNA-binding protein, whose protein sequence is MADLWLANVEADTSEDEIKEFLGRYGFPPFDRIQYVPGTGERPAVILTFSEASEEALRLLQPRVHNLFWRNRTINVQVMPPERED, encoded by the coding sequence ATGGCTGATCTATGGTTGGCAAACGTCGAAGCAGACACCTCAGAAGACGAGATCAAGGAATTCCTGGGCAGGTATGGATTTCCGCCGTTCGACAGAATCCAGTACGTGCCGGGAACAGGGGAGCGGCCCGCCGTGATCCTGACCTTCAGCGAGGCCAGTGAAGAGGCGCTGCGCCTGCTGCAGCCGCGAGTCCACAATCTCTTCTGGAGGAACCGCACGATCAACGTCCAGGTCATGCCGCCGGAACGCGAAGACTGA
- a CDS encoding BON domain-containing protein — MKTVNALRLTTGILIAVASINAWCQASEASGGQTGAAATAASGGTTQTARQANRALRKQIYAAIAQHREINAGNISVVAKSGAVTLNGTVRDSAQIDAVAEITKGVPGVTSVKSNLTVRRQFN; from the coding sequence ATGAAGACAGTCAATGCACTCAGACTGACAACGGGCATATTGATCGCAGTGGCGTCCATTAACGCGTGGTGCCAGGCCAGCGAAGCCAGCGGCGGGCAAACCGGAGCCGCCGCGACGGCGGCGAGCGGCGGAACGACTCAAACCGCCCGACAGGCGAATCGCGCGCTGCGCAAACAGATCTACGCCGCCATCGCGCAGCACAGGGAGATAAACGCTGGGAACATCAGCGTCGTAGCAAAGTCCGGCGCGGTGACATTGAACGGGACGGTACGTGACAGCGCACAGATAGATGCCGTTGCCGAGATAACGAAGGGAGTGCCCGGCGTGACATCGGTGAAAAGCAATCTCACGGTTCGCCGGCAATTCAATTAA
- a CDS encoding porin, producing MKLKLKLTGMAALFAFASAAQAESSVTLYGTLDAGLLYQSTSAASFAPKAPNTGSVFRYKDGGIYSSLWGIKGSEDLGGGYKANFKLQSSFDSGTGKFGLSDTPGTVAMFNQFATIGVSGPFGTFDAGRQIVPMIYAMYDTDVRGAQYFGSILTAWLGMNQAAGWSGTSTNAPIGALYDSNALVYRSPSFHGASVALEYAPGGVAGQLQGGTRESAVLKYSNYGLNLSAIYYNGHDTNPAPGAVSTGLNNNRFYYLGALYTFHAFSVSGSYSIGKNPANSTHSDFEMYSAGLGYQFNPVLKVTSGFYYLKDRNNSSNHSSEVAVGTEYNISKRTLAYAQVGYVDNKGTMNQTIVYGQPVAPGRSTTAAMVGIRHSF from the coding sequence ATGAAGTTGAAGTTGAAATTGACTGGAATGGCCGCACTCTTCGCTTTCGCAAGCGCGGCACAAGCAGAATCGTCGGTGACACTCTATGGCACCCTCGATGCAGGACTGCTGTATCAAAGCACCTCCGCGGCATCATTTGCGCCGAAGGCGCCCAATACCGGGTCGGTCTTTCGCTACAAGGATGGCGGAATCTATTCGAGCCTTTGGGGAATCAAGGGAAGCGAAGACCTCGGGGGGGGCTACAAGGCCAACTTCAAGCTTCAGAGCAGCTTCGATAGCGGCACGGGCAAGTTCGGGCTGAGCGACACACCGGGTACGGTTGCAATGTTCAACCAGTTTGCGACTATCGGTGTATCCGGTCCGTTCGGCACGTTCGACGCCGGTCGTCAGATCGTGCCGATGATCTACGCGATGTACGACACCGATGTGCGCGGCGCGCAATATTTCGGCAGCATTCTCACCGCGTGGCTCGGCATGAACCAGGCTGCCGGCTGGTCGGGTACCAGCACGAACGCCCCGATCGGCGCGCTGTACGACAGCAACGCGCTGGTTTACCGGTCGCCTAGCTTCCACGGTGCATCGGTCGCGCTCGAGTATGCGCCAGGCGGCGTCGCGGGCCAGCTGCAAGGCGGCACACGCGAGTCGGCGGTGCTCAAGTACTCGAACTACGGCCTCAATCTGTCCGCCATCTACTACAACGGACATGACACGAATCCCGCACCCGGTGCCGTGTCGACGGGCCTCAACAATAACCGCTTTTACTATCTCGGCGCGCTGTACACGTTCCACGCTTTCTCGGTGTCCGGCTCGTACAGTATCGGCAAAAACCCCGCGAACAGCACTCACTCCGACTTTGAGATGTATTCGGCTGGCCTCGGGTACCAGTTCAACCCGGTCCTCAAGGTCACTTCAGGTTTCTATTACCTGAAGGACCGGAACAATTCGAGCAACCACTCGAGCGAAGTCGCGGTCGGTACCGAATACAACATCTCCAAACGCACACTGGCGTATGCGCAGGTGGGATACGTCGACAACAAGGGAACCATGAATCAGACGATCGTATACGGTCAGCCTGTTGCGCCGGGCCGATCCACTACGGCAGCGATGGTCGGCATACGACATAGCTTCTGA
- a CDS encoding fatty acid--CoA ligase produces MQTRYLSDNLIAATPSAYVYPLLVKQLLVNSLSLSADQEITYRGELRYTYADLRERIGRLASMLASQGVRTGSTVAIMDWDSHRYLESYFAIPMMGATMFTVNVRIAAQQIAYTLNDSGAEHLIVHPDFLPVVESIRGDLTSVRTVIVASDDSMPVTSPLAFAGDYEQLLAAASPDFPFQDFDENTRAALFYTTGTTGDPKGVCYSHRQIVLHTLATAASLGTPREGQRIHREDVYMPVTPMFHVLAWGMPYLAVMLGLKVVLPGRYLPEVLLRLRRTEKVTFSHCVPTILQMLLSAAKEDGLDLSGWKMIIGGSALPAALCRAAVEQGIDVFAGYGMSETGPVVALSQFAPGATPTDMDENIKKRCMTGRPVPLVELRVVDTDMKDVPRDGCTPGEVVLRAPFLTLGYHNKPGASEELWAGGYLHTQDIAVMTSDGYLNIVDRVKDVIKTGGEWVSSLEVEGLILDVPGVAECAVIGVEDKKWGERPLAFIVKQPDSPVAVQDVLDHLFRHVETNRISRYAVPDPARVVFADDIPKTSVGKIDKKALRQRIV; encoded by the coding sequence GTGCAAACCCGATATCTATCCGACAACCTGATTGCCGCTACGCCATCGGCGTATGTCTATCCGCTGCTCGTCAAACAGCTGCTGGTGAACTCGCTGAGTCTCAGTGCAGATCAGGAGATTACCTACCGCGGCGAGCTGCGCTACACCTACGCGGACCTGCGCGAACGCATCGGCCGCCTGGCCAGCATGCTCGCCTCGCAAGGCGTGCGTACCGGCTCGACGGTGGCGATCATGGACTGGGACAGCCATCGGTATCTGGAAAGCTACTTCGCGATTCCGATGATGGGCGCGACGATGTTCACCGTGAACGTGCGCATCGCTGCGCAACAGATCGCCTACACGCTGAACGATTCGGGTGCGGAGCACCTCATCGTCCACCCTGATTTTCTGCCCGTTGTGGAGTCGATCCGCGGCGATCTGACAAGCGTTCGCACGGTGATCGTCGCAAGCGACGACAGCATGCCGGTGACTTCGCCGCTGGCGTTCGCCGGTGACTATGAACAACTGCTCGCGGCGGCGTCGCCGGACTTCCCGTTTCAGGATTTCGACGAGAACACACGCGCCGCCCTCTTTTATACGACGGGTACCACCGGCGATCCAAAGGGCGTTTGCTATAGCCATCGCCAGATCGTGCTCCACACGCTCGCCACCGCTGCATCACTTGGAACGCCGCGCGAAGGCCAGCGCATTCATCGCGAAGACGTGTACATGCCTGTGACGCCGATGTTCCACGTGCTCGCCTGGGGCATGCCGTACCTCGCCGTGATGCTGGGACTGAAAGTCGTGCTGCCGGGCCGCTACCTGCCTGAAGTCCTGCTGAGACTCAGACGTACCGAGAAGGTCACGTTCTCTCATTGCGTGCCCACGATCCTGCAGATGCTGCTCAGTGCCGCGAAAGAGGACGGCCTGGACCTGTCGGGCTGGAAGATGATCATCGGCGGGTCGGCGCTCCCGGCCGCGCTGTGCCGTGCAGCGGTCGAGCAAGGCATCGACGTTTTCGCGGGGTATGGCATGTCCGAGACGGGGCCGGTCGTCGCACTTTCACAGTTTGCGCCAGGTGCGACGCCCACGGACATGGACGAGAACATCAAGAAGCGCTGCATGACTGGCCGCCCCGTGCCGCTCGTCGAGCTGCGCGTGGTCGACACGGACATGAAAGACGTCCCGCGCGACGGCTGCACCCCTGGCGAAGTCGTGCTCCGGGCGCCCTTTCTCACACTCGGCTATCACAACAAGCCGGGGGCCTCCGAAGAACTCTGGGCCGGCGGATATCTGCATACGCAGGACATCGCCGTGATGACATCCGACGGTTACCTGAACATTGTCGATCGCGTCAAGGACGTGATCAAGACTGGCGGCGAATGGGTCTCGTCCCTCGAGGTCGAAGGGCTCATTCTCGACGTTCCGGGTGTCGCGGAATGCGCCGTGATCGGTGTGGAAGACAAGAAATGGGGCGAACGTCCGCTCGCTTTTATCGTGAAGCAGCCCGACTCGCCGGTTGCCGTTCAGGATGTGCTCGACCACCTGTTCCGGCATGTGGAGACCAACCGGATCAGCCGATACGCCGTGCCGGACCCCGCCCGCGTCGTATTTGCGGACGACATCCCCAAGACCAGTGTCGGGAAGATCGACAAGAAGGCACTGCGCCAACGAATCGTATGA
- a CDS encoding LuxR C-terminal-related transcriptional regulator: MASIAPGADIAGTEIVLKTIAPRAPQHLLARTRLGAAEADFRDRQIVLVQAPAGYGKTSLLAQWRREHLARGGAVAWLRADERDEAGRFLLGLVHAVKSGCARPAFGRLLLDGAIASVSELDGATAWLAEVAQLSLDILLIVDEVERLPAAGAKVLAYLLHNAPQNLRFMMAGRRGLEAPVADLLAYGQGVLIGPELLRFRLDETIALVGERFGSRIGTDVCARLFEATDGWPLGLQLALAAMTHATDPRQAAVALASGPASLRDHLVGALFAKLSPEDDSFLTRISVVDLLHPDLCHALTGDPHAPEQLARLVRETPVFVTAEASTWCRLHALARDVLRTRLAGLPAPVQAELHGRAATWLAGQGMLEEAARHAHAAGQHQTAYELAERSLHDAVQQGHLSAVLDWLDLIPDAELEKRPRLRLAAAWALALGQRHEEAGRQVKRILDSPGADDTELRYECAMILSAAAYFADEPDRFLEIFEPWAAWTPGGESWLAQSHANRLAARAMLLGEPAQVRRCQQLVPRAEVGKGLGYLVRWGDHIVGLSYLAEGQLRLAEEVLLPALASAEADLGRRHPLACMFAATCAAIAYEDDRIDEAAALLANRLDMLERSAIPETLSVAYCTAARIAALQGIEHRALDLLEAMYAMGVTRRLPRLCIASLTEQVRMHAGRYRAQTCEALVHRIDDIVAQETVLHGPLWLRTVTLLQSLSHAGAAIAARRWQQALDALASAGEIAESMKMGRYRIEIMALRALALDQSGGEGRALLIEAINLAQTFNLTRLLADAHPALAEWARQVSEQEAQKNPGIPAMAAPHIVRADARSASGGLRALPSVVLTPKEREILELLAQNLSNKEIAVAATVGEGTVKWHLKNLFGKLDASSRKHAVRRALALGLLEGTQ; encoded by the coding sequence ATGGCCTCCATCGCTCCAGGCGCGGACATCGCCGGCACTGAAATTGTCCTGAAGACCATCGCTCCCCGCGCGCCGCAGCATCTGCTGGCGCGAACCCGGCTTGGCGCCGCCGAAGCAGACTTTCGCGACCGGCAGATCGTGCTCGTGCAGGCACCGGCCGGCTATGGCAAGACCTCGCTACTCGCCCAATGGCGCCGCGAACACCTGGCGCGCGGCGGTGCGGTCGCGTGGCTGCGGGCGGACGAGCGCGATGAGGCCGGGCGGTTCCTGCTCGGCCTCGTGCACGCGGTAAAAAGCGGCTGCGCGCGTCCTGCGTTTGGGCGTCTGCTGCTGGACGGCGCCATTGCGTCCGTAAGCGAACTGGACGGCGCGACGGCATGGCTTGCAGAAGTCGCACAGCTTTCGCTCGATATTCTTTTGATCGTCGACGAAGTGGAACGGCTGCCCGCTGCCGGCGCAAAGGTGCTCGCATATCTGCTGCACAACGCGCCCCAGAATCTGCGCTTCATGATGGCCGGGCGACGCGGTCTCGAAGCGCCCGTCGCCGATCTGCTCGCCTATGGACAAGGCGTGCTGATCGGCCCCGAGTTGCTGCGCTTTCGCCTCGACGAAACGATTGCTCTCGTTGGCGAGCGTTTCGGCTCGCGCATCGGTACGGACGTGTGCGCGCGGCTTTTCGAAGCCACTGACGGCTGGCCGCTCGGCCTGCAGCTTGCACTCGCCGCGATGACGCACGCGACGGACCCTCGCCAGGCTGCCGTGGCGCTGGCCTCGGGCCCGGCCAGTCTGCGTGATCATCTGGTCGGCGCGCTCTTCGCGAAGCTCTCGCCAGAAGACGATTCATTTCTGACCCGCATCAGCGTGGTGGACCTCCTGCATCCGGACCTGTGTCATGCGCTGACGGGCGACCCGCACGCTCCGGAGCAACTCGCCCGCCTCGTGCGCGAGACGCCGGTATTCGTCACCGCCGAGGCCAGCACATGGTGCCGCCTGCACGCGCTGGCGCGCGACGTCCTGCGCACCCGTCTCGCGGGTCTTCCCGCGCCCGTACAGGCTGAATTGCATGGACGCGCCGCGACCTGGCTGGCCGGGCAAGGCATGCTCGAGGAAGCCGCGCGCCACGCGCACGCGGCCGGCCAGCATCAAACCGCCTACGAACTTGCCGAACGCAGCCTGCATGATGCGGTGCAACAGGGGCACCTGAGCGCCGTGCTCGACTGGCTCGACCTGATTCCCGACGCCGAACTGGAGAAGCGCCCGCGGCTGCGGCTGGCCGCGGCGTGGGCGCTCGCGCTCGGGCAGCGTCATGAAGAAGCCGGCCGCCAGGTCAAGCGCATTCTCGATAGTCCTGGCGCCGACGACACTGAACTGCGCTACGAATGCGCGATGATTCTGAGCGCAGCCGCGTACTTCGCGGACGAACCCGACCGCTTCCTCGAGATCTTCGAGCCATGGGCCGCGTGGACGCCAGGCGGCGAATCCTGGCTTGCCCAGAGCCACGCGAACCGGCTTGCAGCACGGGCGATGCTGCTCGGAGAGCCGGCCCAGGTCCGTCGTTGCCAGCAACTCGTACCCCGCGCCGAAGTGGGCAAGGGACTGGGCTATCTGGTGCGCTGGGGTGACCATATTGTCGGTCTGAGTTACCTCGCGGAGGGCCAGCTGCGACTCGCGGAGGAGGTCCTGCTGCCTGCGCTCGCCAGCGCCGAAGCCGATCTCGGCCGGCGTCACCCGCTCGCCTGCATGTTCGCTGCCACGTGCGCGGCGATCGCCTATGAGGACGATCGTATCGACGAGGCCGCCGCGTTGCTCGCAAACCGGCTGGATATGCTGGAGCGGTCCGCGATACCAGAAACGCTGAGCGTCGCTTACTGCACGGCCGCCCGGATCGCCGCCCTTCAGGGCATCGAGCACCGCGCACTCGACCTGCTCGAAGCGATGTACGCGATGGGCGTGACCCGGCGTCTGCCGCGCCTGTGTATTGCCAGCCTGACGGAGCAGGTGCGCATGCACGCTGGCCGCTATCGGGCGCAGACATGCGAGGCGCTGGTGCACCGCATCGACGACATCGTTGCGCAGGAAACCGTGCTTCACGGGCCGTTGTGGCTGCGGACGGTGACGCTGCTGCAGTCGTTGTCGCACGCAGGCGCGGCCATCGCGGCGCGCCGCTGGCAGCAGGCGCTCGACGCGCTCGCGAGCGCCGGCGAAATCGCCGAATCGATGAAGATGGGCCGCTACCGCATCGAAATCATGGCCTTGCGGGCTTTGGCGCTGGACCAGTCCGGTGGCGAAGGCCGCGCACTGCTCATCGAAGCGATCAATCTCGCGCAGACGTTCAATCTCACGCGCCTGCTCGCCGATGCGCATCCCGCCCTCGCGGAGTGGGCGAGGCAGGTGAGCGAGCAGGAGGCGCAGAAGAATCCGGGCATTCCCGCGATGGCGGCGCCGCACATCGTGCGCGCGGACGCGCGCTCGGCGTCGGGCGGGCTGCGCGCGCTGCCGAGCGTCGTGCTCACGCCCAAGGAACGGGAGATTCTCGAACTGCTCGCGCAAAACCTGTCAAACAAGGAAATTGCGGTTGCCGCGACGGTCGGAGAAGGCACGGTCAAATGGCACTTGAAGAACCTGTTCGGCAAGCTGGACGCAAGTTCGCGTAAACACGCAGTACGCCGCGCGCTCGCCCTCGGACTGCTGGAAGGCACACAATAA
- a CDS encoding universal stress protein, producing the protein MYRHLLIPFDGSFPGVESMGQALELAQSIGARVTFLPLLRWHAGESFADMDDVPCAYPDEECASELVARASAAARAQGVPCLSAGMSSASSAVAIVNAAREHGCDLICIGRHQYEMNAGDSRGPADSVVGAADVPVLVCARDRRPVVTRATGRLLDQHRSIADTLHGWLAVIRAARARGTAPGRQVMRQIVGRLHELQTQRYRRGDNASLFALLRQSSSAADAELDELERQDQYAGQILDELAGMVEDETQLALSCDHLEQAVRAYAQFVWERMGREEGVVLPAARRYLCEADWAAIAAGFDDPPAAGSAA; encoded by the coding sequence ATGTATCGCCATCTTCTCATCCCCTTCGACGGGAGCTTCCCGGGCGTTGAATCGATGGGTCAAGCGCTTGAACTTGCTCAGTCGATTGGCGCGCGCGTGACGTTCTTGCCCTTGCTGCGCTGGCATGCCGGCGAGTCTTTCGCAGACATGGATGACGTGCCATGCGCGTACCCCGACGAGGAATGCGCCTCGGAACTGGTGGCGCGGGCCAGTGCTGCCGCTCGCGCTCAAGGCGTGCCGTGTCTGTCCGCCGGCATGAGCAGTGCATCGTCGGCCGTCGCCATCGTCAATGCCGCGCGTGAGCATGGCTGCGACCTGATCTGCATCGGGCGGCACCAGTATGAGATGAACGCCGGAGATTCCCGCGGGCCGGCAGACAGCGTCGTCGGCGCGGCGGACGTCCCTGTGCTGGTTTGTGCAAGGGACAGGCGGCCTGTGGTCACGCGTGCAACCGGCCGGCTCCTCGATCAGCATCGGTCGATTGCGGACACGCTGCACGGGTGGCTGGCCGTCATCCGTGCCGCTCGCGCTCGCGGCACTGCACCCGGGCGACAGGTGATGCGTCAGATCGTGGGACGCCTGCATGAACTTCAGACCCAGCGATATCGTCGGGGAGACAATGCATCACTGTTCGCCCTGCTGCGCCAATCTAGTTCCGCAGCTGATGCGGAACTCGACGAACTCGAACGGCAAGACCAGTACGCCGGCCAGATCCTCGACGAACTGGCCGGCATGGTCGAAGACGAAACGCAACTCGCGTTGTCGTGTGACCACCTCGAACAGGCGGTGCGCGCCTACGCGCAATTCGTCTGGGAGCGTATGGGCAGAGAGGAGGGTGTCGTTCTGCCCGCGGCGCGACGCTATCTGTGCGAGGCCGACTGGGCTGCAATCGCAGCGGGTTTCGACGACCCCCCAGCGGCGGGTTCCGCGGCGTGA